The following proteins are co-located in the Polymorphospora rubra genome:
- a CDS encoding RidA family protein: MAVRHVNPEGLHRSPAFSQAVVVEQPAKTIYIGGQNGVDAEGRVVGPTVGEQARQALHNLATILESEGASLANIVHWTIAVVDGHAFDEGFAAFQQMWDPTDPPPAITVHVVAGLGPGFLVEIDAVAAV, from the coding sequence ATGGCCGTACGACACGTCAATCCCGAGGGACTGCACCGCAGCCCCGCCTTCAGTCAGGCCGTCGTGGTCGAACAACCGGCGAAGACCATCTACATCGGCGGACAGAACGGCGTCGACGCCGAAGGCAGGGTCGTCGGCCCCACGGTCGGGGAGCAGGCCAGGCAGGCGCTCCACAACCTCGCGACCATCCTGGAAAGCGAGGGGGCGAGCCTGGCCAACATCGTCCACTGGACCATCGCCGTGGTGGACGGCCACGCGTTCGACGAGGGTTTCGCCGCCTTCCAACAGATGTGGGACCCGACCGACCCGCCGCCGGCCATCACCGTCCACGTCGTCGCCGGCCTGGGCCCCGGCTTCCTCGTCGAGATCGACGCCGTCGCCGCCGTGTGA
- a CDS encoding tyrosine-type recombinase/integrase encodes MHDKQDETGEQRVVALVEEFLTARAARKPSPHTLEAYRRDLLSIVRLIAEDPDAPLPLATLPISALTARTLRVAFARFAATRAVASIYRAWSTWNTFFAFLVADGVVAGNPMPAVGKPSAPPALPKPLRGEETPERLLEAVARDDDPRQRYPWPERDMAVIALALCAGLRLSELLALRVGSLAGRPGERRVEVAGKGGRARVVPVEPELDAVVTAYLESRERRFGARSVGRTSVLLVDRHGEPLRRGGLQYLVESCYRRAGITDRVPAGAQLHALRHTFATRLAEDGANAAEIMRLLGHASLTTSQNYIDVTAGQQRAAVRANRTNQSLGRLLASVVPPGP; translated from the coding sequence ATGCATGACAAACAGGATGAAACCGGCGAGCAGCGGGTGGTGGCACTGGTCGAGGAGTTCCTGACGGCGCGGGCGGCCCGCAAGCCGTCCCCGCACACCCTGGAGGCGTACCGGCGGGACCTGCTCTCGATCGTCCGCCTGATCGCCGAGGATCCCGACGCTCCCCTCCCCCTGGCCACCCTGCCGATCTCGGCGCTGACCGCCCGTACGCTGCGGGTGGCGTTCGCCCGGTTCGCCGCCACCCGGGCGGTCGCCTCGATCTACCGGGCCTGGTCGACGTGGAACACGTTCTTCGCGTTCCTGGTCGCGGACGGGGTCGTGGCCGGTAACCCGATGCCGGCGGTCGGGAAGCCGTCCGCTCCCCCGGCACTACCCAAGCCGCTGCGGGGCGAGGAGACACCGGAGCGGCTGCTGGAGGCGGTGGCGCGCGACGACGACCCGCGGCAGCGGTATCCGTGGCCGGAGCGGGACATGGCGGTGATCGCGCTGGCGTTGTGTGCCGGTCTGCGGTTGTCGGAACTGCTGGCGTTGCGGGTGGGGTCGCTGGCGGGCCGACCCGGCGAGCGGCGGGTCGAGGTGGCCGGCAAGGGTGGTCGGGCGCGGGTGGTGCCGGTGGAGCCGGAGTTGGACGCGGTGGTGACGGCGTACCTGGAGAGTCGGGAGCGGCGGTTCGGGGCGCGGTCGGTGGGGCGTACGTCGGTGCTGCTGGTGGATCGGCACGGGGAGCCGTTGCGGCGGGGTGGGCTGCAGTATCTGGTGGAGTCGTGTTACCGGCGGGCGGGGATCACCGACCGGGTGCCGGCGGGTGCGCAGCTGCACGCGTTGCGGCACACGTTCGCGACGCGGTTGGCGGAGGACGGGGCGAACGCGGCGGAGATCATGCGGTTGTTGGGGCACGCGAGTCTGACGACGAGCCAGAACTACATCGACGTGACGGCGGGTCAGCAGCGGGCGGCGGTGCGGGCCAACCGGACGAACCAGTCGTTGGGGCGGTTGCTGGCGTCGGTGGTGCCGCCGGGGCCGTGA